A region from the Campylobacter subantarcticus LMG 24377 genome encodes:
- a CDS encoding nudix-type nucleoside diphosphatase has protein sequence MKNLQEEQFSNSKYIKPKRYTYIGKDNKKYTWDFIEVLDSVSVFLYHTQKDSFIFVKQFRIPLWDYQKRNNLKFDEMGFSIELCSGLVDKNLSLEEIAKEECIEELGYTPKLVEKIGEFYTGFGSGVSRQFLFYAEINEDDKISHGGGIDGEDIQAIWIKRKDFEQFSKENSIKTPLLEYAYLWFKGKN, from the coding sequence ATGAAAAATTTGCAAGAAGAGCAATTTTCCAACTCAAAATACATTAAACCTAAAAGATACACTTATATAGGTAAAGATAATAAAAAATATACTTGGGATTTTATAGAAGTATTAGATAGTGTTTCTGTTTTTTTATATCATACTCAAAAGGATTCTTTTATTTTTGTAAAACAATTTAGAATTCCTTTATGGGATTATCAAAAACGTAATAATTTAAAATTTGATGAGATGGGATTTAGTATAGAACTTTGTTCAGGGCTTGTTGATAAAAATTTGAGTTTAGAGGAAATAGCTAAAGAAGAATGTATAGAAGAGTTAGGTTATACTCCTAAACTTGTAGAAAAAATAGGAGAGTTTTATACAGGTTTTGGTTCGGGTGTAAGTAGACAGTTTTTATTTTATGCTGAAATTAATGAAGATGATAAAATTAGTCATGGTGGTGGAATTGATGGAGAGGATATTCAAGCCATTTGGATAAAAAGAAAAGATTTTGAGCAATTTTCTAAAGAAAATTCTATCAAAACCCCTTTGCTAGAATATGCGTATTTATGGTTTAAAGGTAAGAATTAA
- the groL gene encoding chaperonin GroEL (60 kDa chaperone family; promotes refolding of misfolded polypeptides especially under stressful conditions; forms two stacked rings of heptamers to form a barrel-shaped 14mer; ends can be capped by GroES; misfolded proteins enter the barrel where they are refolded when GroES binds), with amino-acid sequence MAKEIFFSDEARNKLYEGVKKLNDAVKVTMGPRGRNVLIQKSFGAPTITKDGVSVAKEVELKDSLENMGASLVREVASKTADQAGDGTTTATVLAHAIFKEGLRNITAGANPIEVKRGMDKACEAIVAELKKLSREVKDKKEIAQVATISANSDEKIGNLIADAMEKVGKDGVITVEEAKSINDELNVVEGMQFDRGYLSPYFITNTEKMTAELSNPYILLFDKKIANLKDLLPVLEQIQKTGKPLLIIAEDIEGEALATLVVNKLRGVLNISAVKAPGFGDRRKAMLEDIAILTGGEVISEELGRTLESASIQDLGQASSVIIDKDNTTIVNGAGEKANIDARINQIKVQITETSSDYDREKLQERLAKLSGGVAVIKVGAATETEMKEKKDRVDDALSATKAAVEEGIVIGGGAAFIKAKSKISLNLQGDEAIGAAIVERALRAPLRQIAENAGFDAGVVVNTVENSKEENTGFDAAKGEYVNMLASGIIDPVKVERVALLNAVSVASMLLTTEATISEIKEDKPAMPDMSGMGGMGGMGGMM; translated from the coding sequence ATGGCAAAAGAAATATTTTTTTCAGATGAAGCAAGAAATAAACTTTATGAAGGCGTTAAAAAACTAAATGATGCAGTAAAAGTGACTATGGGGCCACGTGGTCGTAATGTATTAATCCAAAAAAGTTTTGGTGCTCCAACTATCACAAAAGATGGTGTGAGTGTAGCTAAAGAAGTAGAATTAAAAGACTCTTTGGAAAATATGGGCGCTTCTTTAGTTAGAGAAGTAGCTAGTAAAACCGCTGATCAAGCAGGTGATGGAACAACAACAGCAACAGTTTTAGCGCATGCTATTTTTAAAGAAGGTTTAAGAAATATCACAGCAGGAGCTAATCCTATCGAAGTTAAAAGAGGTATGGATAAAGCTTGCGAAGCTATAGTAGCTGAACTTAAAAAACTTTCTCGTGAAGTTAAAGATAAAAAAGAAATAGCTCAAGTTGCGACAATTTCTGCAAATTCAGATGAGAAAATTGGAAATTTAATTGCTGATGCTATGGAAAAAGTTGGAAAAGATGGTGTTATCACTGTTGAAGAAGCAAAATCAATCAATGATGAATTAAATGTAGTTGAGGGTATGCAATTTGATAGAGGCTATCTAAGTCCGTATTTTATTACAAATACTGAAAAAATGACAGCTGAACTTTCAAATCCTTATATTTTGCTTTTTGATAAAAAAATTGCAAATTTGAAAGATTTGTTGCCGGTTTTAGAACAAATCCAAAAAACAGGAAAGCCACTTTTAATTATAGCTGAAGATATTGAAGGTGAAGCTTTAGCAACTTTAGTTGTAAATAAATTAAGAGGTGTATTAAATATTTCAGCAGTTAAAGCACCTGGCTTTGGTGATAGAAGAAAAGCTATGCTTGAAGATATTGCTATTTTAACAGGTGGCGAAGTGATTTCTGAAGAGCTTGGAAGAACTTTAGAAAGTGCTAGCATCCAAGATTTAGGTCAAGCATCAAGTGTAATTATTGACAAAGATAATACAACTATTGTAAATGGTGCAGGTGAAAAGGCAAATATTGATGCAAGAATTAATCAAATCAAAGTTCAAATTACTGAAACAAGTTCAGATTATGATAGAGAAAAATTACAAGAAAGATTAGCTAAATTAAGTGGTGGGGTAGCGGTAATTAAAGTTGGTGCTGCTACTGAAACTGAAATGAAAGAGAAAAAAGATAGAGTTGATGATGCATTAAGTGCTACAAAAGCTGCTGTTGAAGAAGGTATAGTAATAGGTGGTGGTGCTGCATTCATCAAGGCAAAATCAAAAATAAGCTTGAATTTACAAGGTGATGAGGCTATTGGTGCAGCTATCGTAGAAAGAGCTTTAAGAGCACCTTTAAGACAAATTGCTGAAAATGCTGGATTTGATGCTGGTGTAGTTGTAAATACAGTAGAAAATAGTAAAGAAGAAAATACTGGTTTTGATGCTGCAAAAGGTGAATATGTAAATATGCTTGCAAGTGGTATTATTGATCCTGTTAAAGTAGAAAGAGTGGCTTTACTCAATGCGGTTTCAGTAGCTAGCATGCTTTTAACAACTGAAGCTACAATTAGTGAAATCAAAGAAGATAAACCTGCTATGCCTGATATGAGTGGCATGGGCGGTATGGGAGGCATGGGTGGTATGATGTAA
- the groES gene encoding co-chaperone GroES — protein MNFQPLGKRILVKRLEEMKTTASGIIIPDNAKEKPLNGEVVAVSKEIEDIKVSDKVMFAKYGGTEIKLDNEEYLVLNVEDVLGIIK, from the coding sequence ATGAATTTTCAACCTCTAGGAAAGCGCATTTTAGTAAAACGCTTAGAAGAAATGAAAACTACTGCTTCTGGGATTATTATACCAGATAATGCTAAAGAAAAACCATTAAATGGTGAAGTTGTTGCAGTAAGTAAAGAAATAGAAGATATCAAAGTAAGCGATAAAGTAATGTTTGCAAAATATGGTGGAACAGAGATTAAACTTGATAATGAAGAGTATTTAGTTCTTAATGTTGAAGATGTTTTAGGGATTATTAAATAA